In the genome of Vicia villosa cultivar HV-30 ecotype Madison, WI linkage group LG7, Vvil1.0, whole genome shotgun sequence, one region contains:
- the LOC131616071 gene encoding 3-hydroxyisobutyryl-CoA hydrolase-like protein 1, mitochondrial isoform X1, protein MWMQCRTKAARRLLQQNANHHHQPQRQLSYNVLVEENEYSRLAQLNRPSALNAINTSMAARLHKLYRNWEDNPNIGFVMLKGSGRAFAAGGDIVALYRFINQGNMEACKELARTVYSFIYMLGTYMKPHVALLNGITMGGGGGISIPGTFRVATDKTVFAIPEVLIGFHPDAAASFYLSRLPGHLGEYLTLTGEKLNGVEMVACGLATHYSLLAKLPLIEEQLRKLVTDDPSVIETTLEQYSDLVKPGGCSVLQRLEVVDKCFCHDTVEEIVDALEVAASETKELWCISTLNRLKEASPLSLKVSLRSIREGRFQTLDQCLLREYRMTLQAISKQISNDFCEGVRARVVDKDMAPKWDPPTLENVSQDMVDRYFLPLSEFEPDLELPTKSREAFLDRSMVGS, encoded by the exons ATGTGGATGCAATGCAGAACGAAAGCAGCACGAAGGCTGCTACAACAAAACGCCAACCACCACCATCAGCCGCAGCGGCAACTAAGCTATAAC GTTTTGGTTGAAGAAAATGAATACTCCAGACTCGCTCAACTCAACCGACCCTCCGCTCTCAATGCCATCAACACCTCCATG GCTGCAAGACTGCATAAACTTTATAGAAATTGGGAAGATAACCCTAATATTGGTTTTGTCATGCTCAAG GGAAGTGGCCGGGCATTTGCAGCTGGTGGAGATATTGTCGCGCTTTACCGTTTTATAAACCAAG GGAACATGGAAGCCTGCAAAGAATTGGCTAGAACAGTATATAGTTTTATATACATGCTAGGTACATATATGAAGCCTCAT GTAGCTCTTCTGAATGGCATTACCATGGGCGGTGGGGGAGGAATTTCAATCCCTGGTACATTCCGAGTTGCAACTGACAAAACT GTTTTTGCTATCCCTGAAGTTCTTATTGGTTTCCATCCCGATGCTGCAGCATCTTTTTACCTGTCACGTCTACCTGGTCACTTAG GAGAGTACTTGACTCTTACTGGGGAAAAGCTCAACGGGGTAGAGATGGTTGCCTGTGGGCTTGCTACACATTATTCGCTACTTGCA AAGCTTCCACTAATTGAAGAACAGCTGAGGAAACTGGTTACTGATGATCCATCTGTCATAGAAACTACTTTAGAACAGTATAGTGATCTTGTAAAACCAGGTGGCTGCAGTGTACTTCAAAG GCTTGAAGTTGTTGATAAATGCTTTTGCCATGACACGGTTGAAGAGATTGTTGATGCATTG GAAGTTGCGGCGAGTGAAACAAAAGAACTATGGTGCATTTCTACCCTAAATAGACTTAAAGAAGCTTCTCCATTGAGCTTGAAGGTTTCCTTAAGATCT ATACGAGAAGGTAGATTTCAGACCCTTGATCAGTGCTTGTTGCGCGAGTACCGAATGACTTTACAAGCAATATCTAAACAAATATCAAATGACTTCTGTGAG GGTGTGAGGGCACGTGTGGTTGACAAGGACATGGCACCAAAG TGGGATCCTCCAACCTTGGAAAATGTGTCACAAGATATGGTGGATCGGTATTTCTTACCTCTAAGTGAATTTGAACCTGATCTAGAGCTGCCAACAAAATCCCGCGAAGCTTTTTTGGATAGAAGTATGGTCGGAAGTTGA
- the LOC131616072 gene encoding malate dehydrogenase-like, with amino-acid sequence MNMEMFALEILDNTVLKKTVVVFFCSFLFWKIVRYMCGLLKVDKEPVTILVTGAAGQIGYALVPMIARGMMLGPNQPVILHMLETEPGFEALKGVKMELIDAAFPLLKGVVATTDVVEACKDVNIAVMVAGIPRKEGMERKDVMSRNVSIYKAQASALEQHAAADCKVLVVANPANTNALILKEFAPSIPEKNITCLTRLDHNRALGQISEKLNVHVSDVKNVIIWGNHSSTQYPDVNHATVAISNGQKTVRELVADDYWLNNEFITTVQQRGGAIIKARKLSSALSAASAACDHIHDWVLGTPKGTWVSMGVYSDGSYGVQPGLIYSFPVTCVKGEWSIVQGLKIDELSREKLDNTAQELIEEKALAYSCL; translated from the exons ATGAACATGGAAATGTTTGCTTTGGAAATTTTGGACAATACAGTCCTTAAAAAAACTGTTGTTGTTTTCTTTTGTAGTTTTTTGTTTTGGAAGATCGTTAGATACATGTGTGGTCTTCTCAAAGTTGACAAAGAACCTGTCACCATATTGGTCACCGGTGCTGCAG gACAAATTGGTTATGCACTTGTTCCAATGATTGCAAGAGGGATGATGTTAGGTCCAAATCAACCTGTGATTCTACATATGCTTGAGACTGAACCAGGATTCGAGGCACTTAAAGGGGTCAAAATGGAACTAATTGATGCTGCTTTCCCACTTCttaaag GTGTTGTTGCTACTACTGATGTTGTTGAAGCTTGCAAGGATGTTAACATTGCTGTTATGGTTGCTGGAATCCCAAGGAAAGAAGGAATGGAAAGAAAAGATGTAATGTCTAGAAATGTTTCTATTTATAAGGCTCAAGCTTCAGCTTTGGAACAACATGCTGCTGCAGATTGTAAA GTGCTAGTGGTTGCAAATCCAGCAAACACAAATGCTCTAATATTGAAAGAATTTGCTCCATCAATCCCTGAGAAAAATATCACATGTCTTACAAGACTTGATCATAATAGAGCATTAGGCCAAATCTCTGAGAAGCTTAATGTTCATGTTAGTGATGTGAAAAATGTAATCATTTGGGGAAATCATTCCTCAACTCAATATCCAGATGTCAACCATGCAACCGTCGCAATAAGTAATGGCCAGAAAACTGTCAGAGAATTAGTCGCGGATGATTATTG GCTAAACAATGAGTTCATCACAACTGTTCAGCAGCGTGGAGGTGCCATTATCAAAGCAAGGAAGTTGTCTAGTGCATTATCAGCAGCAAGTGCTGCTTGTGATCATATACATGATTGGGTTCTAGGTACACCTAAG GGGACATGGGTATCAATGGGAGTATATTCTGATGGATCTTATGGAGTTCAACCTGGTCTCATTTACTCTTTTCCTGTTACATGTGTCAAAGGGGAATGGAGTATAGTACAAG GGCTCAAGATTGATGAATTGTCAAGGGAAAAGCTGGATAATACGGCTCAAGAACTCATTGAGGAGAAAGCATTGGCTTACTCATGCCTTTAG
- the LOC131616071 gene encoding 3-hydroxyisobutyryl-CoA hydrolase-like protein 1, mitochondrial isoform X2 translates to MNTPDSLNSTDPPLSMPSTPPWLQDCINFIEIGKITLILVLSCSSGRAFAAGGDIVALYRFINQGNMEACKELARTVYSFIYMLGTYMKPHVALLNGITMGGGGGISIPGTFRVATDKTVFAIPEVLIGFHPDAAASFYLSRLPGHLGEYLTLTGEKLNGVEMVACGLATHYSLLAKLPLIEEQLRKLVTDDPSVIETTLEQYSDLVKPGGCSVLQRLEVVDKCFCHDTVEEIVDALEVAASETKELWCISTLNRLKEASPLSLKVSLRSIREGRFQTLDQCLLREYRMTLQAISKQISNDFCEGVRARVVDKDMAPKWDPPTLENVSQDMVDRYFLPLSEFEPDLELPTKSREAFLDRSMVGS, encoded by the exons ATGAATACTCCAGACTCGCTCAACTCAACCGACCCTCCGCTCTCAATGCCATCAACACCTCCATG GCTGCAAGACTGCATAAACTTTATAGAAATTGGGAAGATAACCCTAATATTGGTTTTGTCATGCTCAAG TGGCCGGGCATTTGCAGCTGGTGGAGATATTGTCGCGCTTTACCGTTTTATAAACCAAG GGAACATGGAAGCCTGCAAAGAATTGGCTAGAACAGTATATAGTTTTATATACATGCTAGGTACATATATGAAGCCTCAT GTAGCTCTTCTGAATGGCATTACCATGGGCGGTGGGGGAGGAATTTCAATCCCTGGTACATTCCGAGTTGCAACTGACAAAACT GTTTTTGCTATCCCTGAAGTTCTTATTGGTTTCCATCCCGATGCTGCAGCATCTTTTTACCTGTCACGTCTACCTGGTCACTTAG GAGAGTACTTGACTCTTACTGGGGAAAAGCTCAACGGGGTAGAGATGGTTGCCTGTGGGCTTGCTACACATTATTCGCTACTTGCA AAGCTTCCACTAATTGAAGAACAGCTGAGGAAACTGGTTACTGATGATCCATCTGTCATAGAAACTACTTTAGAACAGTATAGTGATCTTGTAAAACCAGGTGGCTGCAGTGTACTTCAAAG GCTTGAAGTTGTTGATAAATGCTTTTGCCATGACACGGTTGAAGAGATTGTTGATGCATTG GAAGTTGCGGCGAGTGAAACAAAAGAACTATGGTGCATTTCTACCCTAAATAGACTTAAAGAAGCTTCTCCATTGAGCTTGAAGGTTTCCTTAAGATCT ATACGAGAAGGTAGATTTCAGACCCTTGATCAGTGCTTGTTGCGCGAGTACCGAATGACTTTACAAGCAATATCTAAACAAATATCAAATGACTTCTGTGAG GGTGTGAGGGCACGTGTGGTTGACAAGGACATGGCACCAAAG TGGGATCCTCCAACCTTGGAAAATGTGTCACAAGATATGGTGGATCGGTATTTCTTACCTCTAAGTGAATTTGAACCTGATCTAGAGCTGCCAACAAAATCCCGCGAAGCTTTTTTGGATAGAAGTATGGTCGGAAGTTGA